A window from Haloplanus rubicundus encodes these proteins:
- a CDS encoding helix-hairpin-helix domain-containing protein, translating to MTTPTLDDLDSVGSKRSELLRQAGFESVDKLIGASMADLTAIDGIGESTATDIITSATVVLDESGPAAAVEPSATAHTLSTENRIDAQTYVAEPYRGFEVKPTREVVDVTNEPDREDATRTDREKPVKTESGRTEAGTDRKKRSAGSRDASAAVDDGRLVSLASDLLDASTDEDGRIGWEPLRASDFDANVRLGIAPAEAFDVSRMTALSDMGYDDERIERVAAMEQALRSWVADEPDRGARLLTDRTGALADAAAAADQPINPSVVADSFGGRATESGLLGVGLQTLTVELSKGSR from the coding sequence ATGACGACGCCAACGCTGGACGACCTCGACAGCGTCGGGTCGAAACGATCCGAACTCCTCAGACAGGCGGGGTTCGAGTCAGTAGACAAACTGATTGGCGCCTCGATGGCCGACCTGACCGCCATCGACGGCATCGGCGAGTCGACGGCGACGGACATCATCACGTCGGCGACAGTGGTGCTCGACGAGAGCGGACCGGCCGCCGCCGTCGAGCCGTCGGCGACGGCCCACACACTGTCCACCGAAAATCGGATTGATGCCCAGACCTACGTCGCGGAACCGTATCGCGGCTTCGAGGTCAAGCCGACGCGCGAGGTGGTCGACGTGACTAATGAGCCAGACCGCGAAGACGCCACCCGGACCGACCGCGAGAAACCTGTGAAGACGGAGTCCGGACGGACGGAAGCCGGGACTGATCGCAAGAAGCGGTCGGCAGGGTCCCGCGACGCGTCGGCGGCCGTCGACGACGGCCGACTGGTGTCGCTGGCGAGCGACCTGCTCGATGCCTCGACCGATGAGGACGGTCGGATCGGCTGGGAACCCCTCCGCGCGAGCGACTTCGACGCGAACGTTCGGCTCGGAATTGCACCCGCCGAGGCCTTCGACGTGTCCCGGATGACGGCGCTCTCGGACATGGGATACGACGACGAAAGGATCGAACGGGTCGCCGCGATGGAGCAGGCGCTCCGCTCGTGGGTCGCCGACGAGCCAGATCGCGGTGCCCGATTGCTGACGGATCGGACGGGGGCGCTGGCCGATGCGGCCGCGGCCGCGGACCAACCGATCAATCCGTCCGTCGTCGCGGACTCGTTTGGCGGCCGAGCCACCGAGTCCGGGCTGCTGGGCGTCGGGCTCCAGACGCTGACCGTGGAACTCTCGAAGGGGAGTCGCTGA